Proteins found in one Triticum aestivum cultivar Chinese Spring chromosome 4D, IWGSC CS RefSeq v2.1, whole genome shotgun sequence genomic segment:
- the LOC123095864 gene encoding HMG-Y-related protein A codes for MATSSGDQSSPRAASDLAVLPSYPEMIVEAIASLREPNGSSQAAIARRIEAARGAGVDLPPSHPALVAAHLSRMSAAAELVAVAGGKYALPPPPPPSRSPVEEDDMEPEGEEEDDDESSDDAPLPLPLPPPPPAKRGRGRPPKVRPPGYYPGGPPAAIGAPPSDGLAVVAVATAPRRRGRPPKPRDPDAPPKIPRPRGRPRKNPLPDGMAPVPRPGPTTAKPRPQFAEVGFV; via the exons ATGGCCACCTCCAGCGGCGACCAGTCGTCGCCCCGCGCGGCCTCCGACCTCGCCGTCCTCCCCTCCTACCCCGAG ATGATCGTGGAGGCCATCGCGTCGCTCCGGGAGCCCAACGGCTCCAGCCAGGCCGCCATCGCGCGCCGCATCGAGGCGGCCCGCGGCGCCGGCGTCGACCTCCCGCCGTCCCACCCCGCGCTCGTCGCCGCGCACCTCTCCCGCAtgtccgccgccgccgagctcgtcgccgtcgccggggGCAAGTACGCGCtcccccctccaccgccgccctcgAGGTCCCCCGTCGAGGAGGACGACATGGAgccggagggggaggaggaggacgacgacgaatCCTCTGACGacgcgccgctgccgctgccgctgccgcccccGCCTCCCGCCAAGCGCGGCCGCGGCCGGCCCCCGAAGGTGCGCCCGCCAGGCTACTACCCCGGGGGGCCTCCCGCCGCCATCGGCGCCCCTCCTAGCGACGGACTAGCCGTCGTCGCTGTCGCCACCGCGCCCCGCCGGCGgggccgcccgcccaagccgcGGGACCCAGACGCGCCGCCCAAGATCCCGCGCCCGCGCGGCCGGCCGCGCAAGAACCCGCTCCCGGACGGCATGGCGCCGGTCCCGCGGCCCGGCCCCACCACGGCCAAGCCGCGCCCGCAGTTCGCCGAGGTGGGCTTCGTGTGA
- the LOC123095865 gene encoding coatomer subunit alpha-3, whose translation MLTKFETKSNRVKGLSFHPRRPWILASLHSGVIQMWDYRMGTLLDRFDEHDGPVRGVHFHATQPLFVSGGDDYKIKVWNYKTHRCLFTLTGHLDYIRTVQFHHEYPWIVSASDDQTIRIWNWQSRTCVAVLTGHNHYVMCASFHPKEDLVVSASLDQTVRVWDIGALRKKTVSPADDILRLTQMNTDLFGGVDAVVKYVLEGHDRGVNWASFHPTLPLIVSGADDRQVKLWRMNDTKAWEVDTLRGHMNNVSCVMFHAKQDIIVSNSEDKSIRIWDATKRTGIQTFRREHDRFWILAAHPEMNLLAAGHDSGMIVFKLERERPAFSVSADTVFYVKDRFLRFFEYSTQKEVQVAPIRRPGSVSLNQAPRTLSYSPTENAVLICSDVDGGSYDLYIVPKDSAGRADYLQEAKKGAGGSAVFVARNRFAVLEKSSNQVLVKNLKNEIVKKSPLPIATDAIYYAGTGNLLCKAEDRVTIFDLQQRLVLGELQSAGVKYVVWSSDMEYVALLSKHAVVIASKKLVHRSTLHETIRVKSGAWDENGVFIYSTLNHIKYCLPNGDSGIIKTLDVPVYITRVIGNNIFCLDRDGKNKLITVDASEYIFKLALLRKRYDHVMSMIKSSQLCGQAVISYLQQKGFPEVALHFVKDEKTRFNLALESGNIQIAVASAKEIDDKDHWYRLGIEALRQGNVGIVEYAYQRTKNFERLTFLYLITGYMDKVGFMCKIAGQNNNLMGQFHNALYLGDARKRAEILENAGQLPLAYVTAATHGLTEIAERLAAELGENVPSLPEGKTRSLLIPPAPLISSVDWPLLRVMRGIFEGGLDATGRAEVEEDDEAAGADWGDEDLDIVDASDAVANGGDGFDPEEGEANEVDGEEGGWDLEDLELPEPETPKAAGNARSTVFVAPTPGMPVSQIWTQKSSLAGEHAAAGNFDTAMRLLSRQLGIKNFAPLKPMFLDLHMGSHSYLRALATAPVISIAVEKGWSESSSPNVRGPPSLVFTFSQMEDRLKAAYKATTEGKFPEALRQFLNILHTIPLIVVDSRREVDEVKELIEIVREYVLGLRMELKRKELKDNVNRQQELAAYFTNCKLQRVHMRLVLSNAMALCYKQKNFATAEHFARLLLENSPNEVQAKKARQVQQQCNGKQDSHELNYDYRNPFVVCGSTYVPIYRGQKDISCPYCGSRFVPNIEGQLCTICELAVVGADASGLLCSPTQMR comes from the exons ATGCTGACCAAGTTCGAGACCAAGAGCAACCGGGTCAAGGGCCTGAGCTTCCACCCGCGGCGGCCATGGATCCTCGCCAGCCTCCACAGCGGCGTGATCCAGATGTGGGACTACCGCATGGGCACCCTCCTCGACCGCTTCGACGAGCACGACGGCCCCGTCCGCGGCGTCCACTTCCACGCCACCCAGCCCCTCTTCGTCTCCGGAG GTGACGATTACAAGATCAAGGTGTGGAATTACAAGACACACCGCTGCTTGTTTACGCTTACTGGGCATCTCGACTACATTCGTACTGTGCAATTCCACCATGAGTACCCATGGATTGTAAGTGCCAGTGATGACCAGACAATCCGGATCTGGAACTGGCAGTCACGTACTTGTGTGGCTGTGCTTACCGGGCATAATCACTATGTTATGTGCGCGTCCTTCCACCCCAAGGAGGACCTGGTTGTGTCAGCATCGCTAGATCAGACTGTCCGTGTTTGGGATATTGGTGCCCTGAGGAAGAAGACGGTGTCACCTGCAGATGACATCCTGCGTCTCACTCAGATGAACACTGATCTGTTTGGGGGTGTCGATGCGGTTGTGAAGTATGTCTTGGAAGGCCATGACCGTGGTGTCAACTGGGCATCATTTCACCCCACATTGCCACTCATTGTTTCTGGGGCAGATGACCGGCAAGTGAAGCTGTGGAGAATGAATG ATACCAAGGCTTGGGAAGTTGATACTTTGAGGGGGCACATGAATAATGTGTCGTGTGTGATGTTCCATGCGAAGCAAGACATCATTGTGTCCAACTCAGAGGACAAAAGCATTCGCATTTGGGATGCCACAAAGCGAACTGGTATTCAGACATTTAGGCGGGAACATGACCGTTTCTGGATCCTTGCTGCCCACCCTGAAATGAATCTTCTTGCTGCTGGTCATGACAGTGGCATGATTGTGTTTAAATTAGAGAGGGAACGCCCAGCTTTCAGCGTGAGTGCTGATACTGTGTTCTATGTGAAGGACAGATTCCTCCGGTTCTTTGAGTACTCCACCCAGAAGGAAGTTCAGGTGGCTCCAATAAGAAGACCAGGATCCGTCAGCTTGAACCAGGCACCCAGGACACTATCTTATAGTCCAACTGAAAATGCTGTGTTGATCTGCTCTGATGTGGACGGGGGCTCATATGATCTGTACATTGTTCCTAAAGATTCTGCTGGCAGGGCTGATTATTTGCAAGAGGCAAAGAAGGGAGCTGGTGGCTCGGCTGTTTTTGTGGCACGGAATAGGTTTGCTGTCCTTGAGAAGAGTAGCAATCAAGTTTTGGTGAAGAATCTTAAGAATGAAATTGTGAAGAAGAGTCCTCTTCCTATTGCGACTGATGCAATTTATTATGCTGGGACTGGTAATTTGTTGTGCAAAGCTGAAGATCGTGTGACCATCTTTGATCTACAACAAAGGCTAGTTCTTGGTGAACTCCAGTCAGCTGGTGTTAAATATGTAGTTTGGTCCAGTGACATGGAGTATGTTGCACTGCTGAGCAAGCATGCAGTAGTTATAGCTAGCAAGAAGCTTGTCCATCGCTCTACACTGCATGAAACCATTCGTGTGAAAAGTGGTGCCTGGGATGAGAACGGTGTTTTTATTTACTCTACTTTGAACCATATCAAATACTGTCTTCCCAATGGAGATAGTGGGATCATAAAGACCCTTGATGTCCCTGTTTACATAACAAGGGTTATTGGGAACAACATTTTCTGTCTTGATCGTGATGGAAAGAACAAGCTGATAACAGTTGATGCTTCTGAATACATTTTCAAGCTCGCCCTTCTCCGGAAACGTTATGACCATGTTATGAGTATGATTAAGAGCTCACAGCTGTGTGGGCAGGCAGTGATTTCATATTTACAACAGAAAGGGTTTCCAGAAGTTGCTCTCCACTTTGTGAAAGATGAGAAGACAAGATTTAATCTAGCTCTTGAAAGTGGTAACATCCAAATCGCAGTGGCTTCTGCAAAAGAGATTGATGACAAGGATCACTGGTACAGGTTGGGAATTGAGGCCCTGAGGCAGGGGAATGTTGGTATTGTGGAATATGCATACCAGCGGACGAAGAATTTTGAGAGGCTGACTTTTCTGTATCTTATTACTGGTTACATGGACAAGGTGGGCTTCATGTGCAAAATTGCCGGACAGAATAACAATTTGATGGGTCAGTTCCACAATGCATTGTATCTTGGGGATGCTAGGAAGCGAGCTGAGATCCTGGAGAATGCTGGACAGCTTCCTCTTGCCTATGTCACTGCCGCCACTCATGGGCTCACTGAAATTGCTGAAAGGCTTGCTGCTGAGTTGGGTGAGAATGTTCCTTCTCTACCTGAAGGAAAAACTCGCTCACTTTTGATTCCGCCCGCACCTCTCATATCCAGCGTTGATTGGCCATTGCTCCGGGTGATGCGTGGCATATTTGAGGGTGGACTGGATGCTACTGGGAGAGCAGAagttgaggaagatgatgaagctgCTGGTGCTGACTGGGGTGATGAGGACTTGGATATTGTGGATGCAAGTGATGCAGTGGCAAATGGGGGTGATGGTTTTGATCCCGAGGAAGGTGAAGCGAACGAGGTGGATGGGGAGGAAGGTGGTTGGGATCTTGAAGATCTGGAATTGCCTGAACCAGAGACCCCAAAAGCTGCTGGAAATGCTCGCTCTACTGTGTTTGTTGCTCCTACACCAGGAATGCCTGTCAGCCAAATTTGGACTCAGAAATCTTCTCTTGCTGGGGAGCATGCAGCAGCAGGCAACTTTGACACTGCAATGAGGTTGCTCAGCCGTCAGTTGGGCATCAAGAACTTTGCTCCCCTGAAACCCATGTTTCTCGATCTTCATATGGGCAGTCATTCATATCTTCGCGCACTTGCAACTGCTCCCGTTATATCAATTGCTGTTGAGAAAGGTTGGAGTGAGTCCTCAAGTCCTAACGTGAGGGGCCCTCCTTCACTAGTTTTCACCTTCTCACAAATGGAAGACAGACTCAAGGCAGCCTACAAAGCCACAACAGAGGGGAAGTTCCCAGAAGCGCTGAGACAGTTCCTCAACATATTGCATACCATTCCCCTGATCGTGGTGGACTCGCGGAGAGAAGTTGATGAAGTGAAGGAGTTGATCGAGATAGTGAGGGAGTATGTTCTTGGTCTAAGAATGGAACTCAAGAGGAAGGAATTGAAGGACAACGTCAACCGGCAACAGGAACTGGCGGCCTACTTCACCAACTGCAAGCTCCAGAGGGTTCACATGAGGCTTGTGCTCTCAAACGCCATGGCTCTATGCTACAAGCAGAAGAACTTTGCGACCGCGGAGCACTTTGCAAGGCTGCTCCTCGAGAACAGCCCCAACGAGGTCCAAGCGAAGAAGGCTCGGCAGGTGCAGCAGCAGTGCAACGGCAAGCAGGACAGCCATGAGCTCAACTACGACTACAGAAATCCGTTCGTCGTCTGTGGCTCGACGTATGTTCCCATCTACCGCGGCCAAAAGGATATCTCGTGCCCATACTGCGGATCCCGGTTTGTTCCTAACATTGAAGGGCAGCTTTGTACCATATGCGAGCTGGCTGTGGTCGGCgcggacgcctcgggcctcctgtGCTCCCCTACACAGATGAGATGA